In Xanthomonas sp. SI, the following are encoded in one genomic region:
- a CDS encoding PA0069 family radical SAM protein encodes MSTAIKGRGAGSHLPGRFERTISQAEDDGWHPDDSEEFAAPRLRTEVREETARSIISRNQSPDVGFSQSVNPYRGCEHGCSYCFARPSHAYLNLSPGLDFETRLFAKTNAPELLRRELAKPGYVPSPIALGINTDAYQPIERKLQLTRRLIEVLWETRHPFSLITKNALVERDLDLLVPLARENLVSVHFSVTSLDPRLSARLEPRASAPHARLRAMRTLHEAGVPVGVMVAPVIPWINDHELEAVLEAAHAAGADSAGYVLLRLPHEVAPLFRDWLQAHHPDRAAHVMSTVQQLRGGKDYDSTFGKRMRGEGVYADLLTRRFALAHKRLGYAERARRTLDCSRFVKPLPPRAPSPQGELF; translated from the coding sequence ATGAGCACGGCCATCAAGGGACGCGGCGCCGGCAGCCACCTGCCGGGCCGCTTCGAACGCACCATCAGCCAGGCCGAGGACGACGGCTGGCATCCCGACGACAGCGAGGAATTCGCCGCGCCGCGGCTGCGCACCGAGGTACGCGAGGAGACCGCGCGCAGCATCATCAGCCGCAACCAGTCGCCGGACGTGGGCTTCTCGCAGTCGGTCAATCCGTACCGCGGCTGCGAGCACGGCTGCAGTTACTGCTTCGCGCGTCCCAGCCACGCCTACCTGAACCTGTCGCCGGGGCTGGACTTCGAGACCCGCCTGTTCGCCAAGACCAATGCGCCGGAGCTACTGCGCCGCGAACTGGCCAAGCCCGGCTACGTGCCCAGCCCGATCGCGCTGGGCATCAACACCGACGCCTACCAGCCGATCGAGCGCAAGCTGCAGCTGACCCGCCGGCTGATCGAAGTGCTGTGGGAAACCCGCCATCCGTTCTCGCTGATCACCAAGAACGCGCTGGTCGAGCGCGACCTGGACCTGCTGGTGCCGCTGGCGCGCGAGAACCTGGTCAGCGTGCATTTCTCGGTGACCTCGCTGGACCCTCGGCTGTCGGCGCGGCTGGAGCCGCGCGCCTCGGCGCCGCATGCGCGGCTGCGCGCGATGCGCACGCTGCACGAGGCCGGGGTGCCGGTGGGGGTGATGGTGGCGCCGGTGATCCCGTGGATCAACGACCACGAACTGGAAGCGGTGCTGGAGGCGGCGCATGCCGCCGGCGCCGACTCGGCCGGCTACGTGCTGCTGCGCCTGCCGCACGAGGTGGCGCCGCTGTTCCGCGACTGGCTGCAGGCGCACCATCCCGACCGCGCCGCGCACGTGATGAGCACGGTGCAGCAGCTGCGCGGCGGCAAGGACTACGACAGCACCTTCGGCAAGCGCATGCGCGGCGAAGGCGTCTATGCCGACCTGCTGACGCGGCGCTTCGCGCTGGCGCACAAGCGCCTGGGCTACGCCGAACGCGCGCGCCGGACGCTGGACTGCAGCCGCTTCGTCAAGCCGCTGCCGCCGCGTGCGCCATCGCCGCAGGGGGAATTGTTTTGA
- a CDS encoding 2OG-Fe(II) oxygenase — protein sequence MSEPNADFIEVFDDAMSREDCAAIMRRLRGSAQLQPGEVGSGVFPELKHSRDLRISGLEPWRDVEQRLQQAVFAGLLGYLRKYPQALISPLMLQVPGADGQPHRLGADDFALLDDAALSNLARTCLRPGAINLQWYAAGEGGYPYWHCELYPRDPGGETLHRHLLWTLYLNDDFQDGETEFLFQQRKIAPRAGSLLIAPTAFTHTHRGNRPQGGDKFIATSWILFQSAQALYGRD from the coding sequence ATGTCCGAACCCAATGCCGATTTCATCGAGGTCTTCGACGACGCCATGTCCCGCGAGGACTGCGCCGCGATCATGCGCCGCCTGCGCGGCAGTGCGCAGTTGCAGCCCGGCGAGGTGGGCAGCGGCGTGTTCCCCGAGCTCAAGCATAGCCGCGACCTGCGCATCAGCGGCCTGGAGCCGTGGCGCGACGTGGAACAGCGGCTGCAGCAGGCGGTGTTCGCCGGCCTGCTCGGCTATCTGCGCAAGTACCCGCAGGCACTGATCTCGCCGCTGATGCTGCAGGTGCCCGGCGCCGATGGCCAACCGCACCGGCTCGGCGCCGACGATTTTGCGCTGCTCGACGACGCGGCGCTGTCCAACCTGGCGCGCACCTGTCTGCGTCCGGGCGCGATCAACCTGCAGTGGTACGCCGCGGGCGAGGGCGGCTATCCGTACTGGCACTGCGAGCTGTACCCACGCGATCCCGGCGGCGAAACGCTGCATCGACATCTGCTGTGGACGCTGTACCTCAACGACGACTTCCAGGACGGCGAAACCGAGTTCCTGTTCCAGCAGCGCAAGATCGCGCCGCGCGCCGGCAGCCTGCTGATCGCGCCGACCGCGTTCACGCATACCCACCGCGGCAACCGCCCGCAGGGCGGCGACAAGTTCATCGCCACCAGCTGGATCCTGTTCCAGTCGGCGCAGGCGCTTTACGGCCGGGATTAG
- a CDS encoding nucleoside 2-deoxyribosyltransferase: MASLHARADNERPTAHLPAPMIRTLYLAGPDVFRPDAAARGDALKALCREFGFEGLFPLDQALPAQIADPAAQARWIYEANIGLIAQADAVLANLDFFRGPEPDSGTCFEVGYAVALGKPVYGYIPDDGSFAQRIRARHPDAIGADGRVDTHGWYFEEFGLPLNLMLAVPAPLVVGDARRALARLREDLDMEG; the protein is encoded by the coding sequence TTGGCATCCCTTCATGCGCGCGCCGACAATGAGCGCCCCACTGCCCACCTGCCCGCGCCGATGATCCGCACGCTGTACCTCGCCGGCCCCGACGTGTTCCGCCCCGATGCCGCTGCCCGCGGCGACGCCTTGAAGGCGCTGTGCCGCGAATTCGGATTCGAAGGCCTGTTTCCGCTGGACCAGGCGCTGCCGGCGCAGATCGCCGATCCCGCCGCGCAGGCACGCTGGATCTATGAGGCCAACATCGGCCTGATCGCGCAAGCCGATGCGGTGCTGGCCAACCTGGATTTCTTCCGCGGCCCGGAGCCGGACAGCGGCACCTGCTTCGAGGTCGGCTACGCCGTCGCCCTGGGCAAGCCGGTGTACGGGTACATCCCCGACGACGGCAGCTTCGCCCAGCGCATCCGCGCCCGCCATCCCGACGCGATCGGCGCCGACGGCCGCGTCGACACTCACGGCTGGTACTTCGAGGAATTCGGTTTGCCGCTCAACCTGATGCTGGCGGTCCCGGCGCCGCTGGTGGTCGGCGATGCGCGGCGCGCGTTGGCGCGGTTGCGGGAGGATCTGGACATGGAGGGATAG
- a CDS encoding DUF2267 domain-containing protein yields the protein MVDARDASDLATTNMAWNMVVGVLHAFRRRLTVQQGLRFADILPPVLRALFVEGWDSEAPILAFGPDEELLAEVRSVRAAHNFAPPNAVQAVAQALRRNVDNAELDRVLATLPAGAAAFWSVAPSVRVA from the coding sequence ATGGTCGATGCGCGCGACGCTTCGGATCTGGCCACGACCAACATGGCCTGGAACATGGTGGTCGGCGTGCTGCATGCCTTCCGGCGCCGCCTCACTGTCCAGCAAGGGCTCCGTTTCGCCGACATCCTGCCGCCGGTGCTGCGCGCGCTGTTCGTCGAAGGCTGGGACAGCGAAGCGCCGATTCTGGCGTTCGGCCCGGACGAGGAGCTGTTGGCGGAAGTCCGTTCGGTTCGCGCCGCGCACAATTTCGCTCCGCCCAATGCGGTGCAGGCGGTCGCCCAGGCATTGCGCAGGAACGTCGACAACGCCGAGCTGGACCGGGTATTGGCGACACTGCCTGCCGGTGCCGCCGCGTTCTGGTCCGTCGCGCCGTCCGTTCGCGTCGCCTGA
- a CDS encoding LysE family translocator, whose translation MSLHVWWMFLLTVFVLSGTPGPNMLHVMTRSVRFGVRRSLLAMAGCLLAVVLVLLASAAGLGAVLDASPRVFEVLRYAGVGYLLWLGIAAWRSGEAPLDPQGAPPLAASLSPLQLFRGGLAIGLSNPKLLLFAAAFLPQFVDKTQPQWPQFAILVATFAACELFWYAVYGIGGHGIRRYLSRPGLRRLFDRVVGTIFIGFGIVLLRFRPQ comes from the coding sequence ATGAGCCTGCATGTCTGGTGGATGTTCCTGCTGACGGTGTTCGTGTTGTCGGGCACGCCGGGGCCGAACATGCTGCACGTGATGACGCGCAGCGTGCGTTTCGGCGTACGCCGCAGCCTGCTGGCGATGGCCGGCTGCCTGCTGGCGGTGGTGCTGGTGCTGCTGGCGTCGGCGGCGGGCCTGGGCGCGGTGCTGGACGCGTCGCCGCGCGTGTTCGAGGTGCTGCGCTACGCCGGCGTCGGCTATCTGCTGTGGCTGGGAATCGCTGCCTGGCGTAGCGGGGAAGCGCCGTTGGACCCGCAAGGCGCACCGCCCCTGGCGGCGTCGCTGTCGCCGCTGCAGCTGTTCCGTGGCGGGCTGGCGATCGGATTGAGCAATCCCAAGCTGCTGCTGTTCGCCGCTGCGTTCCTGCCGCAGTTCGTCGACAAGACCCAGCCGCAGTGGCCGCAATTCGCGATCCTGGTGGCCACCTTCGCCGCGTGCGAGCTGTTCTGGTACGCGGTCTACGGCATCGGCGGGCACGGCATCCGCCGCTACCTGTCCCGGCCTGGCCTGCGTCGGCTGTTCGACCGCGTCGTCGGGACCATCTTCATCGGGTTCGGCATCGTGCTGTTGCGCTTCCGGCCGCAGTAG
- a CDS encoding class 1 fructose-bisphosphatase, whose product MSRTSLTRFLIEEQHAGRIGPELRQLITIVSRACKRISIAVSKGALGGVLGDAGTGNVQGEAQKKLDVLSNDILLEANAWGGHLAACASEEMDHSQPVPDKYPSGDFLLLFDPLDGSSNIDVNVSVGTIFSVLRAPPGTDKPGDEHFLQPGTAQVAAGYCIYGPSTMLVLTLGHGTHAFTLEREEGSFLLTQADMRIPEDTAEFAINMSNQRHWEAPMQHYVADLLAGSEGARGKNFNMRWIASMVADVHRILTRGGIFIYPWDKKDPGKAGKLRLMYEANPMGLLVEQAGGAASTGRERILGLQPEQLHQRVPVFLGSKNEVAEAVRYHVEHDKAQG is encoded by the coding sequence ATGTCGCGAACCTCGCTGACCCGCTTCCTGATCGAAGAACAGCACGCCGGCCGCATCGGCCCGGAACTGCGCCAGCTCATCACCATCGTCTCGCGCGCGTGCAAGCGCATCTCCATCGCGGTCAGCAAAGGCGCCCTGGGCGGCGTGCTCGGCGACGCCGGCACCGGCAACGTGCAGGGCGAGGCGCAGAAGAAGCTGGACGTGCTCAGCAACGACATCCTGCTCGAAGCGAACGCCTGGGGCGGGCATCTGGCCGCGTGCGCATCGGAAGAGATGGATCACAGCCAGCCGGTGCCGGACAAGTATCCCAGCGGCGATTTCCTGCTGCTGTTCGACCCGCTGGACGGCAGCTCCAACATCGACGTCAACGTCTCCGTCGGCACCATCTTCTCGGTGCTGCGCGCGCCACCCGGCACCGACAAGCCCGGCGACGAACACTTCCTGCAGCCGGGCACCGCCCAGGTCGCCGCCGGCTACTGCATCTACGGCCCCAGCACGATGCTGGTGCTGACCCTGGGCCACGGCACCCACGCCTTCACCCTGGAACGCGAGGAAGGCAGCTTCCTGCTGACCCAGGCCGACATGCGCATTCCCGAGGACACCGCCGAGTTCGCGATCAACATGTCCAACCAGCGCCACTGGGAAGCGCCGATGCAGCACTACGTGGCCGACCTGCTCGCCGGCAGCGAAGGCGCGCGCGGCAAGAACTTCAACATGCGCTGGATCGCCAGCATGGTCGCCGACGTGCACCGCATCCTGACCCGCGGCGGCATCTTCATCTACCCCTGGGACAAGAAGGACCCGGGCAAGGCCGGCAAGCTGCGCCTGATGTACGAAGCCAACCCGATGGGCCTGCTGGTCGAACAGGCCGGCGGTGCCGCCAGCACCGGCCGCGAACGCATCCTCGGCCTGCAACCGGAGCAGCTGCACCAGCGCGTGCCGGTGTTCCTGGGCTCGAAGAATGAAGTGGCCGAGGCGGTGCGGTACCACGTGGAGCACGACAAGGCGCAGGGCTGA
- a CDS encoding amino acid aminotransferase, producing MSFFANVEQVPGDPILGLTEAYNADSRPTKVNLGVGIYYDESGRIPLLRAVQQIERQLAQDAKPRGYLPIDGLPAYDLATQKLLFGAESPLLAAGRVATSQTIGGSGALRVGADLLKKLLSTSTIAISNPSWENHRAVFSAAGFDVVDYTYFDAATHGLNFDGMLADLNKLAPGTVVLLHACCHNPTGADLTQEQWRTVAALLKERNLFPFVDIAYQGFDKGIDEDAYAVRLLAEAGVDSYVVASSYSKSFSLYGERVGALSVVSATAAESKAVQSQIKRIIRTIYSSPSTHGAALVAGVLTSPELRAMWEQELTEMRERIHALRAGMVQKLAALGAPEFGFIQQQAGMFSYSGLSKAQVDRLREEFGIYAVGTGRICVAALSQANLDYVTQAVATVHKG from the coding sequence GTGTCCTTCTTTGCAAACGTGGAACAGGTCCCAGGCGACCCGATCCTGGGCCTGACCGAGGCCTACAACGCCGATTCCCGCCCGACCAAGGTCAACCTGGGCGTGGGCATCTATTACGACGAGAGCGGCCGCATCCCGCTGCTGCGCGCCGTCCAGCAGATCGAGCGGCAGCTGGCGCAGGACGCCAAACCGCGCGGCTACCTGCCGATCGACGGCCTGCCGGCGTACGACCTGGCCACGCAGAAGCTGCTGTTCGGCGCCGAGTCGCCGTTGCTGGCCGCCGGCCGCGTCGCCACCTCGCAGACCATCGGCGGCAGCGGCGCGCTGCGCGTGGGCGCGGACCTGCTGAAGAAGCTGCTGTCCACCTCGACCATCGCCATCAGCAACCCGAGCTGGGAGAACCACCGCGCGGTGTTCTCGGCCGCCGGCTTCGACGTGGTCGACTACACCTATTTCGATGCGGCCACGCACGGCCTGAACTTCGACGGCATGCTCGCCGATCTGAACAAGCTCGCGCCGGGCACCGTGGTGCTGCTGCATGCGTGCTGCCACAACCCGACCGGCGCCGACCTGACCCAGGAACAGTGGCGCACGGTCGCCGCGCTGCTGAAGGAACGCAACCTGTTCCCGTTCGTCGACATCGCCTACCAGGGTTTCGACAAGGGCATCGACGAAGACGCCTACGCGGTGCGCCTGCTGGCCGAAGCCGGCGTGGACAGCTACGTGGTCGCCAGCTCGTACTCCAAGTCGTTCTCGCTGTACGGCGAGCGCGTCGGCGCGCTGTCGGTGGTCTCGGCCACCGCGGCCGAGAGCAAGGCGGTGCAGTCGCAGATCAAGCGCATCATCCGCACCATCTATTCCAGCCCGTCCACGCATGGCGCTGCGCTGGTGGCCGGCGTGCTCACCAGCCCCGAGCTGCGCGCGATGTGGGAGCAGGAGCTGACCGAGATGCGCGAGCGCATCCACGCATTGCGCGCCGGCATGGTGCAGAAACTGGCCGCCCTCGGCGCGCCGGAGTTCGGCTTCATCCAGCAGCAGGCCGGCATGTTCTCGTACTCGGGCCTGAGCAAGGCGCAGGTGGACCGGCTGCGCGAAGAGTTCGGCATCTACGCCGTCGGCACCGGCCGCATCTGCGTGGCCGCGCTGAGCCAGGCCAACCTGGACTACGTGACCCAGGCCGTGGCCACCGTGCACAAGGGCTGA
- a CDS encoding TonB-dependent receptor produces MPNRHPLALLCGLCAAGLSPVVCAAEADADPATLPVVQVQAARVSGVDDFDLPASLTAISVGDSNRNRTGVQVAEALAGVPGLLARDRQNYAQDTQLSIRGFGARSAFGVRGVRLLLDGIPATMPDGQGQLSHFNMLGAERIEVLRGPFSALYGNSSGGVVQLWSADGAPDDPWRLRSTVGSNGTYSAGAQLQGQQGDVHYNVAATHFRTDGYRDHSQARRESVNAKFGFDLAPGRRLDLVLNYLDAPWAQDPLGLTRAQFHADPQQATAVATQFDTRKSTRQAQAGAIFTQQVDQQTWRLMGYAGRRDVQQYLAVPVAVQANPLHAGGLIDLDGDYGGVDARWAWQGELGGRPFQLTVGANADRQKQHRTGYENFVGSTLGVKGRLRRDQEDQVQNVDQFAQAWWQFSERWSLLAGLRHSQVRFRSDDAYIVGRNPDDSGRTDYSATTPVAGVVFRASDDLRFYASAGRGFETPTFNELGYRNDGGAGLALDLSAAKSENLELGAKWRDQAGAAWEAALFRANTDDELAVASNTNGRSTYRNIGRTRRQGAEASYLLPLGDTAQLQLSYTWLQATVRQAYLTCASSGCATPTAQVAAGSRLPGVPRQQFFARWQWQPRAWQFAVEAVAAGDTVANDLATETAPGYALLNLEASRRWSTAHGALRTFARIDNALDHAYIGSVIVNDGNGRYYEPGPDRGYTVGLQWDFAH; encoded by the coding sequence ATGCCCAATCGCCATCCTCTCGCTCTGCTCTGCGGCCTCTGCGCCGCGGGGCTGTCGCCCGTCGTCTGCGCCGCCGAGGCCGATGCCGATCCCGCCACCCTGCCGGTCGTGCAGGTGCAGGCCGCACGGGTCAGCGGGGTGGACGATTTCGACCTGCCCGCCTCGCTGACCGCGATCAGCGTCGGCGACAGCAACCGCAACCGCACCGGCGTGCAGGTCGCCGAGGCCTTGGCCGGCGTGCCCGGGTTGCTGGCGCGCGACCGCCAGAACTATGCGCAGGACACCCAGCTGTCGATCCGCGGCTTCGGCGCGCGCTCGGCGTTCGGCGTGCGCGGCGTGCGCCTGCTGCTGGATGGCATCCCGGCGACGATGCCGGACGGCCAGGGCCAGCTGTCGCACTTCAACATGTTGGGCGCCGAGCGCATCGAGGTGCTGCGCGGCCCGTTCTCGGCGCTGTATGGCAATTCCTCCGGCGGCGTGGTGCAGCTGTGGAGCGCCGACGGCGCGCCCGACGATCCGTGGCGGCTGCGCAGCACCGTCGGCAGCAACGGCACGTATAGCGCCGGGGCGCAGCTGCAGGGCCAGCAAGGCGACGTGCACTACAACGTGGCCGCCACCCATTTCCGCACCGACGGCTACCGCGACCACAGCCAGGCGCGGCGCGAATCGGTCAACGCCAAGTTCGGGTTCGACCTGGCCCCCGGCCGGCGCCTGGACCTGGTGCTGAACTACCTGGACGCGCCGTGGGCGCAGGACCCGCTGGGCCTGACCCGCGCCCAGTTCCATGCCGATCCGCAGCAGGCCACCGCCGTGGCGACCCAGTTCGATACGCGCAAGTCCACGCGCCAGGCGCAGGCCGGGGCGATCTTCACCCAGCAGGTGGACCAGCAGACCTGGCGGCTGATGGGCTACGCCGGGCGCCGCGACGTGCAGCAGTACCTGGCGGTGCCGGTGGCGGTGCAGGCCAACCCGCTGCATGCCGGCGGGCTGATCGACCTGGACGGCGACTACGGCGGCGTGGACGCGCGCTGGGCGTGGCAGGGCGAACTCGGCGGGCGCCCGTTCCAGCTCACCGTCGGCGCTAATGCCGACCGCCAGAAACAGCACCGCACCGGCTACGAGAACTTCGTCGGCAGCACGCTGGGGGTGAAGGGCCGGCTGCGCCGCGACCAGGAGGACCAGGTGCAGAACGTGGACCAGTTCGCCCAGGCCTGGTGGCAGTTCAGCGAGCGCTGGTCGCTGCTGGCCGGCCTGCGCCACAGCCAGGTGCGCTTCCGCTCCGACGACGCCTACATCGTCGGCCGCAACCCGGACGACAGCGGCCGCACCGATTATTCGGCGACCACGCCGGTGGCCGGGGTGGTGTTCCGCGCCAGCGACGACCTGCGCTTCTACGCCTCGGCCGGCCGCGGCTTCGAGACGCCGACCTTCAACGAGCTGGGCTACCGCAACGACGGCGGCGCCGGCCTGGCGCTGGACCTGTCCGCGGCCAAGAGCGAGAACCTGGAACTGGGCGCGAAATGGCGCGACCAGGCCGGCGCCGCGTGGGAAGCGGCGCTGTTCCGCGCCAATACCGACGACGAACTGGCGGTGGCCAGCAACACCAACGGCCGCAGCACCTACCGCAACATCGGCCGCACCCGCCGCCAGGGCGCCGAGGCCAGCTACCTGCTGCCGCTGGGCGACACCGCGCAGCTGCAGCTGTCCTACACCTGGCTGCAGGCGACGGTGCGCCAGGCCTACCTGACCTGCGCCAGCAGCGGCTGCGCCACGCCCACCGCGCAGGTGGCGGCCGGTTCGCGCCTGCCCGGGGTGCCGCGCCAGCAGTTCTTCGCGCGCTGGCAGTGGCAGCCGCGCGCGTGGCAGTTCGCGGTCGAAGCGGTGGCCGCCGGCGACACCGTGGCCAACGACCTGGCCACCGAAACCGCACCCGGCTACGCGCTGCTGAACCTGGAGGCCTCGCGCCGCTGGAGCACCGCGCACGGCGCGCTGCGCACCTTCGCGCGCATCGACAACGCGCTCGATCACGCCTACATCGGCTCGGTCATCGTCAACGACGGCAATGGCCGCTACTACGAGCCGGGACCGGATCGCGGCTATACGGTTGGGTTGCAGTGGGATTTCGCGCATTGA
- a CDS encoding sigma-54-dependent Fis family transcriptional regulator: protein MAQQQSQHQLGHARRIFFERGGAPVGQVPDTILQSWQRCQRLGLAAQGTPPIEPVSAPRLRELREAHERLWRLARAELEGLAGDAAATGSIVLLTDEAGWILDAEGSPGFLDKAGRVALMPGACWSETQVGTNAIGTAIVESRSVEVRGGEHYFAPHQILSCAAVPIFDPYGQLAGVLDISGDASVQHMHALGLARMAVASIEHRYFDDGIAECELLRVHHDPALLGTAREGLLAFRNGKLVAANQAGLRLFGLERHDLGRAPYAALFEEPLSRLRQQGSVFDLQGRALHGRVDSIGDARPRRRSQQPPITVSAATRAQHGADAPLFDAAQELALERARRVLDAQLPVLVQGETGTGKEVFARELHRRSARAGKPFVAVNCAALPEGLIEAELFGYEDGAFTGARKHGSPGLLRQADGGVLFLDEIGDMPPALQPRLLRVLQERELLPLGGGKPVKLDFALICATHRDLDEAMAERRFRPDLYYRIAHHSVQIPALSAHPDRHALVQELWARVGQGRRLTDAALATLSVYPWPGNLRQLVACLRTLVALSDAGAVVDVDALPAYLPGAARGMRAGGGDAVPGQGGAHGELSAVPARASAHATDLDSLALAAMRQALDACGGNVARAARQLGVSRSTLYRRLGLGVR from the coding sequence ATGGCGCAACAGCAATCGCAGCACCAGCTCGGCCACGCTCGCCGGATCTTCTTCGAGCGCGGCGGCGCCCCGGTCGGCCAGGTGCCCGACACCATCCTGCAGTCGTGGCAGCGCTGCCAGCGCCTAGGCCTGGCGGCGCAGGGCACGCCGCCGATCGAGCCGGTCAGCGCGCCGCGCCTGCGCGAACTGCGCGAGGCGCACGAGCGCCTGTGGCGGCTGGCCCGCGCCGAACTGGAAGGCCTGGCCGGCGATGCCGCCGCCACCGGCAGCATCGTGCTGCTGACCGACGAGGCCGGCTGGATCCTCGACGCCGAAGGCAGCCCGGGCTTCCTCGACAAGGCCGGGCGCGTGGCGCTGATGCCGGGCGCATGCTGGAGCGAGACCCAGGTCGGCACCAATGCGATCGGCACCGCCATCGTCGAGAGCCGCTCGGTGGAAGTGCGTGGCGGCGAGCATTACTTCGCGCCGCACCAGATCCTCAGCTGCGCCGCGGTGCCGATCTTCGATCCCTACGGCCAGTTGGCCGGCGTGCTGGACATTTCCGGCGACGCCAGCGTGCAGCACATGCACGCGCTGGGCCTGGCGCGGATGGCCGTGGCCAGCATCGAGCACCGCTATTTCGACGACGGTATCGCCGAGTGCGAACTGCTGCGCGTGCACCACGATCCGGCGCTGCTCGGCACCGCGCGCGAAGGCCTGCTCGCGTTCCGCAACGGCAAGCTGGTCGCGGCCAACCAGGCCGGCCTGCGCCTGTTCGGGCTGGAGCGGCACGACCTGGGCCGCGCGCCGTACGCGGCCTTGTTCGAAGAGCCGCTGTCGCGGCTGCGCCAGCAGGGCAGCGTGTTCGACCTGCAGGGCCGCGCCCTGCATGGGCGTGTCGACAGCATCGGCGACGCGCGGCCGCGGCGGCGTTCGCAGCAGCCGCCGATCACCGTGTCCGCGGCCACGCGCGCGCAGCACGGCGCCGATGCGCCGCTGTTCGATGCCGCACAGGAACTGGCGCTGGAACGCGCGCGACGCGTGCTCGATGCGCAATTGCCGGTGCTGGTGCAGGGCGAGACCGGCACCGGCAAGGAAGTGTTCGCGCGCGAACTGCATCGGCGCAGCGCGCGCGCCGGCAAGCCGTTCGTCGCGGTCAACTGCGCGGCGCTGCCGGAAGGCCTGATCGAAGCCGAACTGTTCGGCTACGAAGACGGCGCCTTCACCGGCGCGCGCAAACACGGCAGCCCGGGCCTGCTGCGCCAGGCCGACGGCGGCGTGCTGTTCCTGGACGAAATCGGCGACATGCCGCCGGCGCTGCAGCCGCGGCTGCTGCGCGTCCTGCAGGAACGCGAGCTGCTGCCGCTGGGCGGCGGCAAGCCGGTGAAGCTGGATTTCGCGCTGATCTGCGCCACCCATCGCGACCTGGACGAGGCGATGGCCGAGCGGCGTTTCCGTCCCGACCTGTATTACCGCATCGCCCATCACAGCGTGCAGATTCCGGCGCTGAGCGCGCATCCGGATCGGCATGCCTTGGTACAGGAATTGTGGGCGCGGGTAGGGCAGGGCCGGCGCCTGACCGACGCGGCGCTGGCCACGCTGAGCGTCTATCCGTGGCCGGGCAACCTGCGCCAACTGGTGGCCTGTCTGCGTACGCTGGTCGCGCTGAGCGACGCTGGCGCCGTGGTGGACGTCGATGCATTGCCGGCCTATTTGCCAGGCGCGGCGCGCGGCATGCGCGCGGGCGGCGGCGATGCGGTGCCAGGGCAGGGCGGAGCGCACGGCGAACTGTCTGCGGTGCCTGCGCGCGCCTCTGCGCACGCGACTGATCTGGACAGCCTCGCCCTGGCGGCGATGCGCCAGGCGCTGGATGCCTGCGGCGGCAACGTCGCCCGCGCCGCGCGCCAGCTCGGCGTCAGCCGCAGCACGCTGTACCGCCGGCTCGGACTCGGCGTGCGTTGA